A stretch of Sphingomicrobium flavum DNA encodes these proteins:
- a CDS encoding glutathione S-transferase family protein gives MAITFYTNPMSRGQIARWALHEAGADYEQQIVAYGEEMKGADFLAVNPMGKVPAIADGGKVVTEVAAICAYLADRFPEADLAARDEERAAYYRWLFFAAGPLEAAITNNSLGFETTEKQSQTAGYGSYDLVVDVLDAHLGTTPFIAGDRFTMADVYVGSHVIWGSQFGTLPARDNFTAYADRLVQRSAYKEAKAIDMELMPKD, from the coding sequence ATGGCCATTACATTTTACACCAACCCCATGTCGCGAGGGCAGATTGCGCGCTGGGCGCTGCATGAAGCGGGCGCCGACTATGAGCAGCAGATCGTCGCGTATGGCGAGGAGATGAAGGGCGCGGACTTTCTGGCCGTCAACCCGATGGGCAAGGTCCCGGCAATTGCGGACGGTGGCAAGGTGGTGACCGAAGTCGCGGCCATTTGCGCCTATCTGGCGGATCGCTTTCCCGAGGCCGACCTTGCGGCGCGCGATGAGGAGCGGGCAGCCTATTATCGCTGGCTCTTCTTTGCCGCTGGGCCGCTGGAGGCCGCGATCACCAACAACAGCCTTGGCTTCGAGACCACCGAGAAGCAGTCGCAGACTGCCGGATATGGCAGCTATGACCTCGTGGTCGATGTCCTCGATGCCCATCTCGGCACGACGCCCTTTATCGCGGGGGATCGCTTCACCATGGCCGACGTCTATGTCGGCAGCCATGTCATCTGGGGCAGCCAGTTCGGCACGCTGCCCGCGCGAGACAATTTCACCGCCTATGCGGATCGGCTCGTCCAGCGCAGCGCCTACAAGGAGGCCAAGGCGATCGACATGGAATTGATGCCCAAGGACTAG
- a CDS encoding Bax inhibitor-1/YccA family protein produces MQNQFDERTGTAGFDATASVPRAARDAGLRSYMLKVYNMMASGVLLTGIIALGLAMSGIAQNLFFGNRILGLILMFSPLIMVMVMGFRWQRMSEAGMRTFFWAFAAVMGVSMSVIPLIYSGTSIAQTFFATAVAFASLSLWGYTTKKDLSGWGTFLIMGVVGLIVAIVINLFLQSSALDFAISAIGVLIFAGLTAYDTQKIKSIYHHVAGTDMMGKMVVMGALNLYLDFINMFQFLLSFLGSRE; encoded by the coding sequence ATGCAGAACCAGTTTGACGAGCGCACCGGCACCGCCGGGTTTGACGCGACGGCGAGCGTCCCGCGCGCCGCGCGTGATGCGGGCCTGCGCTCCTATATGCTCAAAGTTTACAACATGATGGCCTCGGGCGTGCTGCTGACGGGTATCATCGCGCTTGGCCTGGCCATGTCCGGCATTGCGCAGAACCTGTTCTTCGGCAATCGCATCCTGGGCCTGATCCTGATGTTTTCGCCGCTGATCATGGTGATGGTCATGGGCTTCCGCTGGCAGCGCATGAGCGAAGCCGGGATGCGCACCTTCTTCTGGGCATTCGCCGCAGTGATGGGTGTCTCCATGTCGGTCATCCCGCTCATCTATAGCGGAACCTCGATCGCGCAGACCTTCTTTGCAACGGCGGTTGCTTTCGCGTCGCTCAGCCTGTGGGGATATACCACCAAGAAGGATCTGAGCGGCTGGGGCACCTTCCTTATCATGGGTGTGGTCGGCCTGATCGTCGCGATCGTGATCAATCTGTTCCTGCAGTCGAGCGCGCTCGACTTCGCGATCAGTGCGATCGGTGTGCTGATCTTCGCCGGCCTGACGGCCTATGACACGCAGAAGATCAAGAGCATCTATCATCACGTCGCCGGTACCGACATGATGGGCAAGATGGTGGTGATGGGTGCGCTCAACCTCTATCTCGACTTCATCAACATGTTCCAGTTCCTGCTGAGCTTCCTCGGCAGCCGCGAATAG
- a CDS encoding PAS domain-containing protein, translating to MNRASLCSIPIEDIRAEHFDPALRERGSQLFETVLQQSQDCVKLISPDGRLDFMSVNGLCAMEIDDFAIAEGSFWWELWPSEAQGLVRDAVERACAGQRAEFEAYCPTAKGNPRWWQVRVSPIHDGNGRVSALLSVSRDISYRFPAQ from the coding sequence ATGAATAGGGCCAGTCTCTGCTCGATCCCGATCGAGGATATCCGCGCCGAACATTTCGATCCCGCGCTGCGCGAGCGCGGGAGCCAATTGTTCGAAACGGTGCTGCAACAGTCGCAGGATTGCGTGAAGCTCATCAGCCCCGACGGGCGGCTCGATTTCATGAGCGTCAACGGCCTGTGCGCAATGGAAATTGACGATTTCGCCATCGCAGAGGGCAGCTTCTGGTGGGAGCTTTGGCCAAGCGAAGCACAGGGCCTGGTGCGCGATGCGGTCGAACGCGCCTGTGCGGGCCAGCGCGCCGAATTTGAAGCCTATTGCCCGACGGCCAAGGGCAATCCTCGTTGGTGGCAGGTCCGCGTTTCACCCATCCATGACGGGAACGGCCGCGTCAGCGCGCTGCTAAGCGTCTCGCGCGACATCAGCTACCGCTTCCCTGCCCAATAA
- the thpR gene encoding RNA 2',3'-cyclic phosphodiesterase, whose protein sequence is MHRLFIAIPAPEALIDTLAPAMEGGPPNLRWVPEEDLHCTLRFIGNVERGMIPQIVEVLGDIRSPAIAAQIDGVGILDHRRHGALWARLQPKAALTALHHKIDRALQTVGLEPEHRAYLPHITLARWSGGRIHARAWAERNAGLASEAQPFDSFTLFESRLSRHGASYTPIADFGLA, encoded by the coding sequence ATGCATCGCTTATTCATCGCAATTCCCGCCCCAGAGGCGCTGATCGACACCCTCGCGCCCGCGATGGAGGGCGGCCCGCCCAACCTGCGCTGGGTGCCGGAGGAGGATCTTCACTGCACCCTGCGCTTTATTGGCAACGTCGAACGAGGGATGATCCCGCAGATCGTCGAAGTGCTCGGCGACATCCGCTCGCCGGCGATCGCGGCGCAAATCGACGGCGTCGGCATTCTCGACCATCGCCGTCATGGTGCCTTGTGGGCGCGGCTTCAGCCGAAGGCTGCGTTGACGGCGCTTCACCACAAGATCGATCGCGCGCTGCAGACGGTCGGACTGGAACCCGAACATCGCGCCTATCTGCCCCACATAACGCTGGCCCGCTGGAGCGGCGGGCGGATCCACGCCCGCGCCTGGGCCGAGCGAAATGCCGGCCTTGCGAGCGAGGCGCAGCCGTTCGACAGCTTCACCCTGTTCGAAAGCCGCCTCTCGCGTCACGGCGCCAGCTACACGCCGATCGCCGATTTCGGCCTCGCTTGA
- a CDS encoding M28 family peptidase: MTRFLAASSLLALASTPALAHDPEFDPERISTHVRTLSADAFEGRAPNTVGEQMTVSYLSGAFAAVGLQPGGDPDETGQRSWTQAVPLMRSTMVDAPLVELTVGGEAMMLTQGEQVAVRAPMNGMAQVQINDAPLVFVGYGVTAPERGWDDFKDVDVTGKIIVLFVNDPDFEGGEGDFGGKEMTYYGRWTYKYEEAAKRGAAGVMVIHETEPASYGWATVRNSNNTTFDIVRADPAAAHTGFESWIQRDLAATLFEASGMTFEEAKAAAQRKDFRPMELAASLDATVLTDLEQVDAKNVVGILPGTERPNEYVIYTAHHDHLGVGEPDEDGDTIFNGAMDNATGLAHVIEQARAFAEAGPQQRSVVFLAVGAEERGLLGSKYYAANPLYSLESTVAVLNTDSLGVFGTASDFSISGTARLDLLDIMIEEGAKLGKSFAPDPRPEAGGFFRSDHFPFAQVGVPAVSFRSGQQLSEGGAERAAAIAREYVSEHYHQQSDEWAADWNFEGIADNALFLHRVGERLANSVEWPNWATSAEFRTIRDQSADTRK, from the coding sequence ATGACCCGCTTCCTTGCTGCCTCCAGCCTGCTGGCCCTCGCCTCCACGCCCGCACTTGCCCATGATCCCGAATTCGATCCCGAGCGGATCTCCACCCATGTTCGCACGCTGAGCGCAGACGCCTTCGAGGGTCGCGCGCCCAATACGGTGGGCGAGCAAATGACAGTGAGCTATCTTTCGGGTGCCTTCGCGGCGGTCGGCCTGCAGCCGGGCGGCGATCCGGACGAGACGGGGCAGCGCAGCTGGACCCAGGCGGTGCCGCTCATGCGATCGACCATGGTGGATGCGCCGCTGGTCGAGCTGACCGTGGGTGGCGAGGCCATGATGCTGACGCAGGGCGAACAAGTGGCGGTGCGCGCGCCCATGAACGGCATGGCGCAGGTGCAGATCAACGACGCGCCATTGGTATTCGTTGGCTATGGCGTCACCGCGCCGGAACGCGGCTGGGACGATTTCAAGGATGTCGATGTCACCGGCAAGATCATCGTCCTGTTCGTCAACGATCCCGATTTTGAGGGCGGCGAAGGCGATTTTGGCGGCAAGGAAATGACCTATTATGGCCGCTGGACCTACAAATATGAGGAAGCGGCCAAGCGCGGCGCGGCGGGCGTCATGGTGATCCATGAGACCGAGCCCGCCAGTTACGGCTGGGCCACGGTGCGCAACTCCAACAACACCACCTTCGATATCGTCCGCGCCGATCCGGCCGCAGCCCACACCGGTTTTGAAAGCTGGATCCAGCGCGATCTTGCCGCCACATTGTTCGAAGCCAGCGGCATGACCTTCGAGGAGGCCAAGGCGGCAGCCCAGCGCAAGGATTTCCGCCCAATGGAGCTGGCTGCCAGCTTGGATGCGACCGTGCTGACCGATCTTGAGCAGGTCGATGCCAAGAATGTCGTCGGCATCCTGCCAGGCACCGAGCGCCCCAACGAATATGTCATCTATACCGCGCATCACGACCATCTGGGCGTGGGCGAGCCGGATGAGGATGGCGACACCATCTTCAACGGTGCGATGGATAACGCCACCGGGCTTGCCCATGTGATCGAGCAGGCGCGTGCCTTTGCCGAGGCAGGACCGCAGCAGCGCAGCGTCGTCTTCCTCGCCGTCGGCGCGGAGGAACGCGGGCTGCTGGGCAGCAAATATTATGCCGCCAATCCGCTTTATTCGCTCGAAAGCACGGTCGCGGTGCTCAACACCGACAGCCTTGGCGTATTCGGCACGGCCAGCGATTTTTCCATCAGCGGAACGGCGCGGCTCGACTTGCTCGACATCATGATCGAAGAGGGCGCGAAGCTGGGCAAGAGCTTTGCCCCCGATCCGCGGCCTGAAGCGGGCGGCTTTTTCCGCTCCGACCATTTCCCCTTCGCGCAGGTCGGCGTGCCCGCCGTCAGCTTCCGTTCGGGCCAGCAATTGAGCGAGGGCGGCGCCGAGCGCGCGGCCGCAATTGCGCGCGAATATGTCTCCGAACATTATCACCAGCAGAGCGATGAATGGGCGGCGGACTGGAATTTCGAAGGAATTGCCGACAATGCGCTGTTCCTGCACCGCGTCGGCGAGCGCTTGGCCAATTCGGTCGAGTGGCCCAATTGGGCGACGAGCGCCGAATTCCGCACCATTCGCGACCAGAGCGCCGATACGCGCAAATAG